The Carnobacterium mobile DSM 4848 genome includes a window with the following:
- a CDS encoding NlpC/P60 family protein: MNKKLLSIAILGTMTFSSLILPTTASAESYTDKIEEAKQNANQNQKNIDETDQKIKGLASEKDNTQGQLENINNTIRVNKEKSQKLVADIQKSQKEMDSLQSEITTLEEKIEQRNEQLDQQARTVQTNGDTQNYIEFIIEAESLVDVLGRVDVVSQMVNANKTLVEEQVADQKLVVEKKTKTEQTIVQQNALAAQLEDAQTSLEQQLLEKEVIVSQLASEMATAQEDKDAFLAQKAAAESAVAEYTSAQEAAEKAVQVAFEQKKAEEAEAAEKVENEAASESVSATSSSEQNNTETAAAEAATPAASTSQASQSSSESSESNQTANNNTSSSHSSSTSSSTKPATSKPAADSTPAKKPAPTPAPAPSSGGTSLSAMQPAINAALAAGKPYLWGGTSLSGGFDCSGFTQYVFNNVGVSIPRVASAQYSASTHVSNPQPGDLVFFSLGGSTVDHVGIVTGGGGFIGSQSSTGVAYTSYTSGWWANKVVGFGRY, from the coding sequence GTGAATAAAAAATTACTTTCAATTGCTATTTTAGGAACAATGACTTTTAGTTCTCTTATTTTACCAACAACAGCAAGTGCCGAATCGTATACTGATAAAATTGAAGAAGCCAAACAAAATGCAAATCAAAACCAAAAAAATATAGATGAAACTGATCAAAAAATAAAAGGGTTAGCATCAGAAAAAGACAATACACAAGGGCAATTGGAAAACATCAATAACACTATCCGTGTGAACAAAGAAAAATCTCAAAAACTAGTTGCAGATATTCAAAAATCTCAAAAAGAAATGGATTCATTGCAATCTGAAATCACAACGTTAGAAGAAAAGATTGAGCAACGTAATGAACAATTGGATCAACAAGCTCGGACAGTTCAAACAAATGGTGACACACAGAACTACATAGAATTTATTATCGAAGCAGAGTCGTTAGTAGATGTACTGGGACGCGTAGATGTAGTCAGTCAAATGGTTAATGCCAATAAAACACTTGTTGAAGAACAAGTAGCAGACCAAAAATTAGTTGTTGAAAAGAAAACAAAAACTGAACAAACGATTGTACAACAAAACGCTTTAGCTGCACAATTGGAAGATGCACAAACTTCACTTGAACAACAGTTATTAGAAAAAGAAGTAATTGTTTCTCAATTAGCTTCTGAAATGGCTACAGCTCAAGAAGATAAAGATGCATTTTTAGCACAAAAAGCAGCAGCAGAAAGTGCAGTAGCTGAATATACTTCAGCTCAAGAAGCAGCAGAAAAAGCTGTGCAAGTAGCATTTGAACAGAAAAAAGCAGAAGAAGCTGAAGCTGCTGAAAAGGTAGAAAATGAAGCAGCAAGTGAATCAGTATCCGCAACCAGCTCTTCAGAACAAAATAACACAGAAACAGCGGCAGCAGAAGCAGCAACACCAGCTGCATCAACTAGCCAAGCAAGTCAATCAAGCAGCGAATCAAGTGAATCAAATCAAACAGCAAATAACAATACGTCAAGTTCACACAGTTCAAGCACAAGTAGTTCAACTAAGCCAGCAACCAGCAAACCAGCTGCAGACTCAACACCGGCTAAAAAACCAGCTCCGACGCCAGCTCCAGCTCCGTCATCTGGCGGAACATCGTTATCAGCGATGCAACCAGCGATCAATGCTGCTTTAGCTGCAGGCAAACCTTATTTATGGGGCGGAACATCGCTATCAGGTGGATTTGACTGTTCTGGATTTACGCAATACGTCTTTAACAATGTTGGAGTTTCAATTCCACGTGTAGCATCTGCACAATATAGTGCATCAACTCATGTTTCTAATCCTCAACCAGGAGACTTAGTGTTCTTCTCATTAGGCGGTTCAACTGTTGACCATGTGGGCATCGTTACTGGTGGCGGTGGATTCATCGGATCACAAAGCAGTACAGGGGTAGCGTATACTTCTTATACTTCTGGATGGTGGGCTAATAAAGTTGTTGGATTTGGACGTTACTAA
- a CDS encoding nitric-oxide reductase large subunit, giving the protein MLEEHPFRRLTKILLVVLAVVFSILIAGGILIFKNEAPRPAKMVSEDGTVVMTKDELISGQAVYEKYGLADYGSILGNGSYLGPDYTAQSLHIYLEGMYHYYGDELYSKKYNQLSDTELGGIKEKVKQEIRENRYTKKTDTLILTDAQVFGVNYLREYYREKFINNPTEAGLPENMIDQVKTSDYMTEGNKIDHLTNFFFWSAWVSSTNRPGMIFSYTNNWPYDIDAGNVMTSEAMVWTAISVAVLVVGVAAILYVQRRYHFEMDQAYAGDNIPDVNADMPITSSQRKTGKFFLIVVLMLLLQIMLGELMSHYYIENGFFGLPIERLFPFNIAKTWHLQLAIFWIATAWLATGVYIVPRVFGKEPKHQGKLVDLLFWALIFVIGGSMLGEWGSILNVINDNWWIVGHFGWEYLELGKFWQILFIGGMVLWVIILLRGFIPRIKTHKKDDKTVLITLLLFGSIAIPAFYLASLFIIPDSHITFADYWRWWIVHLWVEGIFESFAVILIGYLMVNMKLTTVRSTVRMLYFQLILLLGAGVVGMGHHYFWEGDHSIWLALGACFSALEVVPLCLLIWDAYTHYKIMRDSGKEFPYKGTFNFLAATGIWNAIGAGALGFLINAPAINYFEHGTQWTSAHAHASMAGVYGMFSIAIMLYALRNISKKEIWDKKMEKMITWSSWLLNIGLAGMVSITLLPVGYLQLKDALDNGYWHARQTSFYKTSPVYELLWARMLPDLIFTAGVILLLVIVIKVMRNLKPAEHK; this is encoded by the coding sequence GTGTTGGAAGAACATCCTTTTAGACGTTTAACCAAAATATTGTTAGTTGTGCTTGCAGTGGTGTTTTCAATTTTAATAGCAGGAGGGATTTTGATTTTTAAGAATGAAGCGCCTCGTCCTGCAAAAATGGTATCAGAAGATGGTACTGTTGTAATGACAAAAGATGAACTAATAAGTGGACAAGCAGTTTATGAAAAGTATGGGTTAGCTGATTATGGTTCGATTCTTGGAAATGGATCGTACTTAGGACCTGATTATACAGCACAAAGTTTACATATTTATTTAGAAGGGATGTATCATTATTATGGTGATGAGTTGTATTCTAAGAAGTATAACCAGCTATCAGATACGGAACTAGGTGGGATTAAAGAGAAAGTCAAACAGGAGATCCGCGAGAACCGATATACCAAAAAAACTGATACCTTAATTTTGACGGATGCGCAAGTATTTGGTGTGAATTATTTAAGAGAATACTATCGTGAGAAGTTTATTAATAACCCAACAGAAGCGGGACTGCCTGAAAATATGATCGATCAAGTAAAAACTTCCGATTATATGACAGAAGGAAATAAAATTGACCATTTAACGAATTTCTTTTTCTGGAGTGCTTGGGTGTCTTCCACGAATCGTCCTGGCATGATATTCAGCTATACCAATAACTGGCCATATGATATAGATGCAGGAAATGTTATGACGTCTGAAGCTATGGTTTGGACAGCGATTAGTGTTGCTGTTTTAGTTGTTGGAGTTGCAGCAATTCTGTATGTACAACGCCGTTATCATTTTGAAATGGATCAAGCTTATGCTGGCGATAATATACCAGATGTAAATGCTGATATGCCCATTACTTCAAGCCAACGTAAGACAGGAAAATTTTTCTTAATTGTTGTGTTAATGCTGCTTCTTCAGATTATGTTGGGAGAGTTGATGTCGCATTACTATATTGAAAATGGTTTCTTCGGTTTGCCGATCGAAAGACTCTTTCCATTTAATATTGCCAAAACATGGCACTTGCAGCTTGCTATCTTTTGGATTGCCACAGCTTGGTTAGCAACCGGGGTTTATATTGTCCCGCGTGTATTTGGAAAAGAACCTAAACATCAAGGTAAACTAGTCGATCTTCTTTTCTGGGCTCTTATTTTTGTTATCGGCGGCAGTATGTTAGGGGAATGGGGTTCGATTTTAAACGTTATTAACGACAATTGGTGGATAGTAGGTCATTTTGGCTGGGAATATCTTGAATTAGGTAAGTTTTGGCAAATTCTATTTATTGGTGGCATGGTGCTTTGGGTTATTATTTTGCTTCGCGGATTTATACCGCGTATAAAGACACACAAAAAAGATGATAAAACAGTTTTGATTACATTATTATTATTCGGGTCAATAGCTATACCCGCATTCTATTTAGCATCTTTGTTTATTATTCCTGATTCTCACATTACCTTCGCAGATTATTGGCGCTGGTGGATCGTCCATTTATGGGTAGAAGGAATTTTTGAATCCTTTGCGGTTATTTTAATTGGCTATCTGATGGTAAATATGAAGTTAACGACTGTTCGTTCAACTGTTCGGATGCTTTATTTCCAATTGATTTTATTGTTAGGCGCGGGCGTAGTCGGTATGGGACATCATTATTTTTGGGAAGGCGATCATTCCATTTGGCTAGCGCTAGGTGCCTGTTTTTCAGCTTTGGAAGTTGTTCCTCTTTGCTTACTCATTTGGGATGCCTACACACATTATAAAATTATGCGTGATAGTGGAAAAGAATTTCCTTATAAAGGAACATTTAATTTTCTGGCAGCAACAGGCATTTGGAATGCAATTGGTGCAGGAGCATTAGGATTTTTAATCAATGCTCCGGCCATTAACTACTTTGAACATGGGACACAATGGACATCTGCACATGCGCACGCTTCTATGGCCGGTGTTTATGGTATGTTTTCTATCGCCATTATGCTTTACGCTTTACGCAATATTTCTAAAAAAGAAATTTGGGATAAAAAAATGGAGAAAATGATTACCTGGTCTAGTTGGTTGTTAAATATCGGACTTGCAGGTATGGTTTCTATTACATTATTGCCTGTGGGCTACTTACAGTTAAAAGACGCATTAGACAATGGGTATTGGCATGCTCGTCAAACTTCTTTCTATAAGACTTCTCCTGTTTATGAATTGCTATGGGCACGTATGCTTCCAGACTTAATTTTTACTGCAGGTGTTATTTTACTTCTTGTGATTGTTATAAAAGTTATGCGAAACTTGAAGCCAGCAGAACATAAATGA
- a CDS encoding transposase, whose translation MRISPHFSRSQKGKYRVQLAPTEAAFSRFLKKLLLHQHLLDEMFTELVTTLYETLDGFGQTLALDGKIIPSYATKPNKKVEHDGRRDTEADFTLKQYTTTTANGEKITKKKTWFGYRLHLIVDANYELPVAYEVTKASEGEPTVAKRLIKHFSTSQAKQCDYLLADRGYDGAPLLSLIESKEIIPIIDIKNQWDKDTLTKQYRDTDLIYTYNGAVSYVDEKGNEIKLAYMGHDKKTDCLRYGFKSQYQDNRLFRIKCEED comes from the coding sequence ATGCGGATTTCACCTCATTTTTCGCGCTCACAAAAAGGCAAGTATAGGGTTCAACTAGCTCCCACAGAAGCTGCTTTTTCTCGATTTTTAAAAAAGTTACTGCTCCATCAACACCTATTAGATGAGATGTTTACTGAATTGGTCACTACTTTATATGAAACACTGGATGGATTTGGGCAAACGTTAGCTTTAGATGGAAAAATCATCCCTTCTTATGCTACAAAACCAAATAAAAAAGTAGAACATGATGGCAGAAGAGATACTGAAGCAGATTTCACACTAAAACAATATACCACTACGACAGCCAATGGCGAGAAGATAACAAAGAAGAAAACATGGTTTGGTTATCGACTTCATTTAATCGTTGATGCAAATTATGAATTGCCTGTAGCCTACGAAGTGACTAAAGCATCTGAAGGCGAACCGACGGTCGCAAAAAGACTGATCAAACATTTTTCTACCTCACAAGCAAAACAGTGTGACTATCTTCTAGCTGACAGAGGATATGATGGAGCTCCATTATTAAGTCTCATTGAATCTAAAGAAATAATTCCCATTATTGATATTAAAAACCAGTGGGATAAAGATACGCTAACCAAACAATATCGAGATACAGATTTAATTTATACGTATAACGGAGCGGTTTCCTATGTCGATGAAAAAGGAAATGAGATAAAGCTAGCGTATATGGGACATGATAAGAAAACAGATTGTTTACGTTATGGATTTAAATCTCAATATCAGGATAACCGGCTTTTCAGAATAAAATGTGAAGAAGACTGA
- a CDS encoding M3 family oligoendopeptidase produces MKYSMNWDLDSIFSGGSHSTELQEKITLIQEQLTEFSTAVKEWNSKEDKPYFHQFSSILGLQEKLTFGLTQVHTFVEAVQSADVNDKQTTTLFGQIFSLSSSFNTIQTILTKKLVAMPEEEWKKLLALPEFRPVEFVLQETRTQGKELLSESEESLINALSIDGFQGWSDHYDTLVATIEIPFEEQDGTIIDLSAGQAYNKMNTDPDSEVRKQIFDKWETAWSEKAPLFGDTLNHLAGFRLADYKAHGVSDFLKRPLEYNRMKKETLDTMWKAVSDHKQPFIDYLNRKAQLMGKERLDWQDIEAPVLVGDAKPQVYPYDKGAAFIIENFKKVSPKMANFAQSAFEKNWIEAENRNGKRPGGYCAELPESNESRIFMTYADSPGEVSTLAHELGHAFHSHVMNDLPALNQQYAMNVAETASTFAELIVADATVKDAKSKEEKIGLLDTKIQNALAMFLNIHARFIFESTFYEERQMGVVTDERLSELMETAQKEAYQNSLNSYHPHFWASKLHFFIADVPFYNFPYTFGYLFSLGIYAQSLENSNGFEDRYIALLRDTASMTTEDLAKKHLNADLTKPDFWTAGIEIMENDIKTFLELTEEYL; encoded by the coding sequence ATGAAGTACAGTATGAATTGGGACCTAGATTCTATTTTTTCAGGCGGCAGTCATTCCACAGAATTACAAGAAAAAATAACGTTGATTCAAGAGCAATTAACTGAATTCTCTACTGCTGTTAAAGAATGGAACAGCAAAGAGGATAAGCCTTATTTCCATCAATTTTCTTCTATTTTAGGACTACAAGAAAAACTCACTTTTGGCTTAACACAAGTACATACTTTTGTTGAAGCTGTTCAGTCAGCTGATGTCAATGATAAACAGACTACTACTTTATTTGGACAAATATTCTCCTTGAGCAGTAGTTTCAATACGATCCAAACTATCCTCACAAAAAAACTTGTTGCTATGCCGGAAGAGGAATGGAAAAAGTTACTTGCTTTGCCCGAATTCCGTCCGGTTGAATTTGTCTTACAAGAGACAAGAACACAAGGAAAAGAATTATTAAGTGAATCCGAAGAGTCTTTAATTAACGCTCTTTCGATTGATGGCTTCCAAGGTTGGAGTGACCACTACGATACTTTAGTCGCTACTATTGAAATTCCATTTGAAGAACAAGATGGAACCATTATCGATCTTTCCGCTGGACAAGCCTATAATAAAATGAATACAGATCCTGACAGCGAAGTCAGAAAACAAATTTTTGATAAATGGGAAACCGCTTGGTCCGAAAAAGCTCCTTTATTTGGCGATACACTAAATCATTTAGCCGGTTTTCGACTAGCCGATTATAAAGCACATGGTGTCTCTGACTTTTTAAAACGCCCTTTAGAATACAACCGAATGAAAAAAGAGACTTTAGATACAATGTGGAAAGCTGTCAGTGACCATAAACAACCATTTATTGACTACTTAAACCGTAAAGCTCAATTAATGGGCAAAGAACGATTAGACTGGCAAGATATTGAAGCACCTGTTTTAGTTGGGGATGCTAAGCCGCAAGTTTATCCTTATGATAAAGGAGCCGCATTTATCATTGAAAACTTCAAAAAAGTCAGTCCTAAAATGGCAAATTTTGCTCAGTCTGCTTTTGAAAAAAACTGGATTGAAGCAGAAAATCGTAATGGCAAACGCCCAGGAGGGTATTGTGCAGAATTGCCGGAAAGCAACGAATCTCGTATTTTTATGACTTATGCTGATTCACCCGGAGAAGTTTCTACTTTGGCTCATGAATTAGGTCATGCTTTCCATAGTCATGTAATGAACGATCTTCCAGCTTTAAATCAGCAATATGCTATGAATGTTGCTGAAACTGCAAGCACCTTTGCAGAACTGATTGTTGCAGACGCCACCGTAAAAGACGCCAAGTCAAAAGAAGAAAAAATCGGTCTGCTTGATACAAAAATCCAAAATGCTTTGGCTATGTTCTTAAATATCCATGCCCGCTTTATTTTTGAATCAACATTCTATGAAGAACGTCAGATGGGAGTAGTAACAGATGAACGGTTGTCTGAATTGATGGAAACAGCTCAAAAAGAAGCTTACCAAAACTCTTTAAATTCTTATCACCCGCATTTTTGGGCTAGTAAGCTTCATTTCTTTATTGCAGATGTTCCTTTTTACAATTTCCCTTATACATTTGGCTATCTTTTCAGTTTAGGAATTTATGCTCAATCTCTAGAAAACAGTAATGGCTTTGAAGATCGGTACATTGCCTTATTACGGGATACAGCTTCAATGACTACAGAAGATTTAGCTAAGAAGCATTTGAATGCTGATTTAACGAAACCTGATTTTTGGACAGCTGGTATCGAAATCATGGAAAATGATATCAAAACTTTCCTAGAATTAACTGAAGAATACCTTTAA
- a CDS encoding DNA-3-methyladenine glycosylase I produces MERCAWAKSDLDKQYHDQEWGKPHHEDAALFELLILETMQAGLSWSTILAKRENYRAALEGFDPVKIQYYDQTKIEELLLNPGLVRNKLKMYSIPKNAAAFLAVQKEYGSFDAYLWSFVGYQTIVNFYEEGEKTPIKTALSEKIAKDMKKKGFSFVGPVTCYAFLQAAGLVNDHESTCQFK; encoded by the coding sequence ATGGAGCGCTGTGCTTGGGCAAAGTCAGATTTGGATAAGCAGTACCATGACCAAGAATGGGGAAAACCGCATCATGAAGATGCAGCGTTGTTTGAACTCCTAATTCTTGAAACCATGCAAGCTGGCTTAAGCTGGTCTACTATTTTAGCAAAAAGAGAAAATTATCGAGCAGCCTTAGAAGGGTTCGATCCTGTAAAGATTCAATATTACGATCAAACCAAAATTGAAGAATTATTGTTGAATCCCGGTTTGGTTCGAAATAAGTTGAAAATGTACTCTATACCTAAAAATGCAGCAGCTTTTTTGGCTGTTCAAAAAGAATATGGCTCTTTTGATGCTTATCTCTGGTCTTTTGTAGGTTATCAAACGATTGTTAACTTTTATGAAGAAGGAGAAAAGACACCAATAAAAACAGCTTTATCAGAAAAAATAGCAAAAGACATGAAAAAGAAAGGCTTTTCTTTCGTTGGGCCCGTAACTTGTTATGCATTTCTGCAAGCGGCAGGATTGGTCAATGACCATGAATCAACATGTCAATTTAAATAG
- a CDS encoding transposase, producing the protein MNRITQLSLFENHELGDLEKLNDVLTALPGENLLTALEEERGKGRNDYPVHTMWRAFVASFVFQHRSVASLIRELKRNSQLRELCGFHLIFRAHKKASIGFN; encoded by the coding sequence ATGAATAGAATAACACAATTATCATTATTTGAAAACCATGAATTAGGCGATTTAGAAAAGTTGAATGATGTATTAACGGCATTACCGGGTGAAAATCTGTTAACTGCATTAGAAGAAGAACGTGGAAAGGGCAGAAATGATTATCCAGTTCATACCATGTGGCGTGCTTTCGTAGCTAGTTTTGTCTTTCAACATCGCTCTGTCGCTTCTTTGATTCGAGAGTTGAAGCGGAATAGCCAACTCAGAGAACTATGCGGATTTCACCTCATTTTTCGCGCTCACAAAAAGGCAAGTATAGGGTTCAACTAG